One region of Gammaproteobacteria bacterium genomic DNA includes:
- a CDS encoding Rne/Rng family ribonuclease → MNRMLINATQPEELRVALVDGQRLYDLEIESTSREQKKSNIYRGRVVRIEPSLEAAFVDFGAERHGFLPLKEVARSLFKDAPDAKGGRINVKDALAEGQELVIQVEKEERGSKGAALTTFISLAGRYLVLMPNNPRVGGVSRQIEGSERAEAREAMSMLNIPQGMGLILRTAGVGKSPEELQWDLDYLLHLWGAIESAAAERSAPFLVYQESEGIYRAIRDFLRSEINEILIDNRAVYEKARDFMQQVMPHNLHRLKLYEDSVPLFTRYQIESQIESAFSRAVRLPSGGGIHIDHTEALVTIDINSARATAGGGIEETAFNTNLEACDEIARQLRLRDLGGLIVIDFIDMASSHNQREVENRLKELLKSDRARVQIGRISRFGLLEMSRQRLRPSLGESSHIMCPRCSGQGTIRGVESLALSVLRLIEEEAMKEMTAKVIAQLPVDTATFLLNEKRQAMQGIQESLQVEIVLIPNPALETPQYTLQRVRQSEADSEEYKQVSYKLAPATEDAETEALSTDRPRPETPAVMQVIPEKPVPVASKRATRPGPGFLKRLMISLFGAQAQKEGKPATRSTRTPQRRRRSTPTRGRTPATGREPSRRNAAAKPNRRETPDRSEDGRSDMRRDDNGDRGVAFAGDKRADSETTQTRRAGARRGHRGGRRRRRPPAAAKVDPSVEATRQPTEEANQGAHEPVARATEPGDLTSQGAARDRSGVTDTGESQASMRGNDRQRAPGRPTPSTSPPALPDIPDVPVDIHRAEHSDVAPAGRTPDGVQTESGRDAEDHPSAAKSAPSQTPEEAKE, encoded by the coding sequence ATGAACAGAATGCTGATCAACGCAACTCAGCCGGAAGAGTTGCGTGTGGCGCTAGTGGATGGCCAGCGGCTCTATGATCTCGAGATTGAGTCAACAAGCCGCGAACAGAAGAAGTCAAATATTTATAGAGGGCGTGTCGTTCGCATCGAGCCCAGCCTCGAAGCAGCGTTTGTGGATTTTGGCGCCGAGCGGCACGGCTTTCTCCCCCTCAAAGAAGTTGCCCGTTCCCTATTTAAGGACGCCCCTGATGCAAAGGGCGGACGCATTAACGTCAAAGACGCCCTTGCCGAGGGACAAGAGCTCGTTATTCAGGTTGAAAAAGAAGAGCGTGGGAGCAAGGGTGCTGCGCTGACTACGTTTATTAGCCTTGCGGGCCGCTATCTTGTTCTGATGCCCAACAATCCTCGAGTTGGAGGCGTGTCACGCCAAATCGAGGGTAGCGAACGCGCCGAGGCAAGGGAAGCCATGAGCATGCTGAATATCCCACAAGGAATGGGACTCATCCTGCGCACCGCCGGTGTTGGCAAGTCGCCTGAGGAGCTCCAATGGGATCTTGATTATCTTTTGCACTTATGGGGCGCGATAGAGAGTGCGGCCGCTGAACGTAGTGCGCCTTTTCTGGTTTATCAAGAAAGCGAGGGCATCTACCGCGCAATAAGGGATTTTCTTCGCAGCGAAATCAATGAGATATTGATAGATAATCGCGCCGTCTACGAAAAAGCTCGTGACTTCATGCAGCAGGTTATGCCTCATAACCTCCATAGGCTCAAACTTTATGAAGATAGCGTCCCGCTGTTTACACGGTATCAGATTGAGAGCCAGATTGAGTCAGCGTTTTCTCGCGCCGTCAGACTGCCTTCCGGCGGGGGTATTCACATCGATCACACCGAAGCGCTTGTCACTATCGATATTAACTCCGCCCGCGCGACTGCAGGTGGGGGTATCGAGGAAACAGCCTTCAATACGAATTTGGAGGCTTGCGATGAGATCGCCCGCCAATTGCGGCTTCGTGACCTTGGGGGCTTAATCGTCATCGACTTTATCGACATGGCCTCGAGCCATAACCAGCGTGAAGTTGAAAACCGGTTAAAAGAACTCCTTAAGTCAGATCGGGCGCGCGTGCAAATTGGCCGAATCTCAAGGTTCGGGCTCCTTGAGATGTCGCGCCAACGTCTGCGTCCATCCCTGGGGGAATCGAGTCACATCATGTGCCCTCGCTGCAGTGGCCAGGGCACCATCCGTGGCGTGGAATCACTTGCCTTATCGGTGCTACGGCTCATCGAAGAAGAGGCCATGAAGGAGATGACTGCTAAGGTTATCGCACAGCTCCCGGTCGACACCGCAACATTCTTGTTGAATGAGAAACGCCAGGCGATGCAGGGGATACAAGAAAGCCTGCAGGTCGAGATTGTTTTGATCCCAAATCCTGCCCTGGAGACGCCACAATACACGTTGCAACGTGTTCGGCAGAGTGAAGCCGACAGTGAAGAATATAAGCAGGTCAGTTACAAACTAGCACCGGCAACGGAGGATGCCGAGACAGAGGCCCTCAGCACGGATAGGCCGCGCCCTGAGACCCCCGCTGTTATGCAGGTCATACCTGAAAAACCCGTCCCTGTTGCTAGCAAACGGGCTACTCGACCTGGACCAGGTTTCCTTAAGCGTCTGATGATCAGTCTTTTTGGGGCACAAGCTCAGAAGGAAGGCAAGCCGGCGACAAGGAGCACCCGGACTCCTCAGCGACGTCGCCGTAGCACTCCCACACGCGGGCGCACGCCGGCGACCGGGCGTGAACCCTCACGGCGCAATGCAGCGGCTAAGCCCAATAGGCGCGAAACCCCCGATCGAAGTGAGGATGGGCGGTCCGATATGCGTCGGGATGACAATGGCGACAGGGGCGTCGCCTTCGCTGGTGATAAGAGGGCAGATTCAGAGACGACTCAGACAAGACGTGCTGGGGCGCGCCGCGGACACCGAGGCGGTCGGCGGCGGCGGCGGCCACCTGCTGCCGCTAAGGTCGATCCCAGCGTGGAAGCCACAAGACAGCCAACGGAGGAGGCAAATCAAGGCGCCCATGAGCCTGTCGCGCGCGCCACTGAACCCGGTGATTTGACGAGCCAAGGCGCTGCCCGGGACCGGAGCGGCGTCACAGACACAGGCGAATCCCAGGCATCAATGCGAGGAAACGATAGGCAACGAGCGCCCGGGCGCCCCACCCCGTCCACCTCCCCCCCAGCGTTACCCGATATCCCTGATGTGCCAGTGGATATCCATAGGGCCGAGCATAGCGATGTCGCGCCGGCGGGCCGTACGCCAGACGGTGTCCAGACAGAATCGGGTCGTGATGCTGAGGATCACCCCAGTGC